A single region of the Xiphias gladius isolate SHS-SW01 ecotype Sanya breed wild chromosome 17, ASM1685928v1, whole genome shotgun sequence genome encodes:
- the LOC120802556 gene encoding ferroxidase HEPHL1 isoform X2: MFRQYTDATYSVQAPRPEWLGFLGPILRAEVDDVIVVHLKNFGSRNYSVHPHGVFYEKNAEGALYPDGTSNWLKKDDSVPPGGSYTYRWEVRPEFAPTDDDANCLTWIYHSHVHAPKDIASGLIGALLTCKKGMLKETNEPAPTKPESVIDSARNDVDQDVFLMFSVVDENLSWYLEDNIQNLSDPHGVDLKDPDFEESNLMHAINGYMFGNLPGIELCQHREVAWHLFGMGNEVDIHSAFFHGNTLLDRGHRTDVLSLFPATFATAKMVPKARGKWLLTCQVNDHLLAGMQAFYEVKSCDSEASTKVMGGVVRNYFLAAEKIQWAYAPSEQDLINNVSLTEANSASEIFFGRSGGRIGGKYLKVIYREYTDNTFTRTISTAPDPAHLGILGPVLRAEEGDTLRVTFMNKADRNYSIQPHGLHYDKLSQGSTYEDGVDKPGSHVGPGEHFIYTWEVLEGPSSSDSPCIPYLYYSATEPAMDTNSGLVGPLLVCKKGTLGENGTQKGVDKEFFLLFSVMDENMSWYLDENIKRFGSSQTNPEDEDFEESNKMHAVNGRMYGNLVGLEMCAGDKVQWYTFGLGTEVDIHGVYFEGNTFKKQSTTRDTLSLFPHTSATVTMQPQTAGVYEVSCRITDHYSAGMRQQYRVSYCPGHKLNHTHAEPTKIVQYFISAEEIEWDYSPKRDWELENYQATSEDSPGSIFVENGKNRIGSRYKKVVYREYTDDTFRVQKKRQPNQQHLGIMGPIIKAEVGEQIVITFKNKASRPYSISAHGVRTSGAHIPVQPGYILELTWDVPISSGPGVSDPNCISYAYYSSVDFIKDLYSGLLGPLVICRPGTLQRGEGADRQRGDVEKEFALLFMVHDENESWYLDDNIRTYLGVNPDTFMQDEDFVESNMMHGINGRLYGNLHGLVMMQGQKIDWYLLGMGNEVDMHTVHFHAETFTYKTDRVHRADVFDLFPGTFQTVEMVAGNPGTWLLHCHVTDHINAGMETTFTIKEKSSHAPRAEGSTKMLLLSLALGLMAVGGLH, encoded by the exons ATGTTCCGACAGTATACAGATGCTACGTACAGCGTACAGGCTCCACGACCTGAGTGGTTGGGCTTCCTGGGGCCCATACTGCGAGCTGAGGTTGATGACGTTATCGTGGTCCACCTGAAGAACTTTGGGTCCAGGAACTATTCTGTGCACCCCCATGGAGTTTTTTATGAGAAGAATGCAGAGG GGGCGCTCTATCCAGATGGGACATCAAACTGGTTGAAGAAGGATGACTCTGTGCCTCCGGGAGGGAGCTACACCTACCGCTGGGAGGTCAGGCCAGAATTTGCCCCCACAGATGATGATGCCAACTGCCTGACCTGGATCTACCACTCTCACGTACATGCTCCCAAGGACATTGCCTCAGGACTTATCGGGGCTCTGCTCACCTGCAAGAAAG GAATGTTGAAGGAGACTAATGAACCCGCTCCGACAAAGCCAGAATCTGTCATAGACTCAGCCCGCAATGATGTGGACCAGGATGTCTTCTTGATGTTCAGCGTGGTGGATGAGAACCTGAGTTGGTACTTGGAGGACAACATTCAGAACCTCTCTGATCCACATGGAGTTGACTTGAAAGACCCAGACTTTGAAGAGTCAAACCTGATGCATG CTATTAATGGGTACATGTTTGGTAACCTGCCTGGGATCGAGTTGTGCCAGCACCGTGAAGTAGCCTGGCATTTGTTTGGCATGGGTAACGAGGTGGACATTCACTCTGCCTTTTTCCATGGGAATACACTGCTAGACCGTGGCCACCGCACCGACGTCCTCAGCCTGTTCCCAGCCACATTTGCTACTGCTAAGATGGTCCCGAAAGCAAGAGGAAAGTGGCTGCTGACCTGCCAGGTTAATGACCACTTGCTGG CTGGGATGCAGGCCTTTTATGAGGTGAAGTCATGTGACAGTGAGGCCAGCACCAAAGTGATGGGGGGTGTTGTGAGGAATTACTTCCTGGCAGCAGAGAAAATCCAGTGGGCATACGCTCCCTCAGAACAGGATCTGATTAACAATGTATCCCTTACTGAGGCCAACAG TGCATCAGAGATATTTTTTGGCAGAAGTGGTGGAAGAATCGGAGGTAAATACCTTAAAGTGATATACAGAGAGTACACAGACAATACCTTCACCAGAACAATATCAACAGCACCTGATCCTGCACATTTAGGAATCTTAG GTCCAGTCCTGAGGGCAGAGGAAGGAGACACTCTCAGAGTGACATTCATGAACAAGGCTGATAGAAATTACAGCATCCAGCCCCATGGCTTGCACTATGACAAGCTCTCCCAGGGAAGCACCTATGAGGACG GTGTTGACAAGCCCGGATCCCACGTAGGTCCAGGTGAACACTTCATCTACACCTGGGAGGTCCTAGAAGGTCCTTCTTCATCTGATTCCCCCTGTATCCCCTACCTTTACTACTCTGCCACTGAGCCTGCCATGGACACCAACTCTGGATTAGTGGGACCTCTGCTCGTGTGCAAGAAAGGAACGCTAGGGGAGAATGGAACCCAG AAAGGTGTGGATAAGGagttcttccttcttttttctgtcatggaTGAGAACATGAGCTGGTATTTGGACGAGAATATCAAGAGATTTGGCAGCAGCCAGACAAACCCAGAAGATGAGGACTTCGAGGAGAGCAATAAGATGCATG ctgtaaatGGACGCATGTATGGGAACCTTGTCGGACTGGAGATGTGTGCCGGGGACAAAGTTCAGTGGTACACCTTTGGGCTAGGTACAGAGGTGGACATCCATGGTGTTTATTTTGAGGGGAACACCTTCAAGAAGCAGAGCACAACACGTGACACTCTCAGCCTGTTCCCTCACACCAGTGCTACTGTCACCATGCAGCCACAAACTGCTG GTGTGTATGAGGTGAGCTGCAGGATAACAGACCACTACTCAGCTGGCATGAGGCAACAGTACAGAGTGAGCTACTGCCCTGGACACAAACTgaaccacacacatgcagagccAACCAAGATTGTGCAGTATTTTATCAGTGCTGAAGAAATAGAGTGGGACTACTCGCCCAAGAGAGACTGGGAGCTGGAGAATTACCAGGCCACATCAGAAGACAG TCCAGGCAGTATATTTGTGGAGAATGGCAAGAACAGAATAGGCTCACGCTATAAGAAGGTGGTGTATAGAGAATACACTGATGACACCTTCAGAGTTCAGAAGAAACGGCAGCCCAACCAACAACACCTGGGAATTATGG GTCCAATAATCAAAGCAGAGGTAGGGGAGCAGATCGTGATCACATTCAAGAACAAAGCCAGCCGGCCATACTCGATTAGTGCACATGGAGTCAGGACCAGTGGCGCACACATTCCTGTCCAACCTG GTTACATACTCGAGTTGACGTGGGATGTTCCTATAAGCTCTGGTCCAGGGGTCTCAGATCCTAACTGCATCTCTTACGCCTACTACTCCAGTGTTGATTTCATTAAG GATCTGTACAGCGGTCTTTTGGGGCCTCTGGTGATATGCAGGCCCGGGACTCTGCAGCGTGGTGAGGGTGCCGACAGACAGAGGGGTGACGTGGAGAAGGAGTTTGCACTGCTCTTTATGGTGCATGATGAAAACGAGTCCTGGTACTTGGATGACAACATCAGAACATACCTTGGCGTCAACCCTGATACCTTCATGCAAGACGAAGACTTTGTAGAGAGTAACATGATGCACG GGATCAATGGTAGGCTGTATGGTAACCTCCATGGACTGGTGATGATGCAGGGCCAGAAAATTGACTGGTATCTACTGGGCATGGGCAATGAAGTGGACATGCACACCGTTCACTTCCACGCTGAAACTTTTACCTACAAG actgATCGTGTGCACCGTGCGGATGTCTTCGACCTCTTCCCTGGGACTTTCCAGACGGTGGAGATGGTGGCTGGGAACCCAGGAACTTGGTTGCTCCACTGTCATGTGACTGACCACATCAATGCCGGCATGGAGACCACTTTCACCATTAAAG aaAAATCCTCACATG caccAAGAGCTGAAGGCTCCACAAAGATGCTGCTGCTCTCGCTGGCACTTGGTCTTATGGCTGTAGGTGGACTGCACTGA
- the LOC120802556 gene encoding ferroxidase HEPHL1 isoform X1: MARTLGLFVTCCLLFLPSTGAEGKRSKERIYHVGIIEDSWDYAPSRKNLLNGKHVENDEHASVFLERGPHRIGSVYKKAMFRQYTDATYSVQAPRPEWLGFLGPILRAEVDDVIVVHLKNFGSRNYSVHPHGVFYEKNAEGALYPDGTSNWLKKDDSVPPGGSYTYRWEVRPEFAPTDDDANCLTWIYHSHVHAPKDIASGLIGALLTCKKGMLKETNEPAPTKPESVIDSARNDVDQDVFLMFSVVDENLSWYLEDNIQNLSDPHGVDLKDPDFEESNLMHAINGYMFGNLPGIELCQHREVAWHLFGMGNEVDIHSAFFHGNTLLDRGHRTDVLSLFPATFATAKMVPKARGKWLLTCQVNDHLLAGMQAFYEVKSCDSEASTKVMGGVVRNYFLAAEKIQWAYAPSEQDLINNVSLTEANSASEIFFGRSGGRIGGKYLKVIYREYTDNTFTRTISTAPDPAHLGILGPVLRAEEGDTLRVTFMNKADRNYSIQPHGLHYDKLSQGSTYEDGVDKPGSHVGPGEHFIYTWEVLEGPSSSDSPCIPYLYYSATEPAMDTNSGLVGPLLVCKKGTLGENGTQKGVDKEFFLLFSVMDENMSWYLDENIKRFGSSQTNPEDEDFEESNKMHAVNGRMYGNLVGLEMCAGDKVQWYTFGLGTEVDIHGVYFEGNTFKKQSTTRDTLSLFPHTSATVTMQPQTAGVYEVSCRITDHYSAGMRQQYRVSYCPGHKLNHTHAEPTKIVQYFISAEEIEWDYSPKRDWELENYQATSEDSPGSIFVENGKNRIGSRYKKVVYREYTDDTFRVQKKRQPNQQHLGIMGPIIKAEVGEQIVITFKNKASRPYSISAHGVRTSGAHIPVQPGYILELTWDVPISSGPGVSDPNCISYAYYSSVDFIKDLYSGLLGPLVICRPGTLQRGEGADRQRGDVEKEFALLFMVHDENESWYLDDNIRTYLGVNPDTFMQDEDFVESNMMHGINGRLYGNLHGLVMMQGQKIDWYLLGMGNEVDMHTVHFHAETFTYKTDRVHRADVFDLFPGTFQTVEMVAGNPGTWLLHCHVTDHINAGMETTFTIKEKSSHAPRAEGSTKMLLLSLALGLMAVGGLH, translated from the exons ATGGCCCGGACCCTGGGACTGTTTGTGACTTGTTGCTTGTTGTTTCTTCCCTCCACCGGGGCGGAAGGGAAGCGCAGCAAGGAGAGAATATACCATGTGGGAATCATTGAGGATTCGTGGGATTATGCGCCAAGCAGAAAAAATCTGCTCAACGGGAAACACGTCGAAAACGATGA GCATGCATCTGTATTCCTGGAAAGAGGACCCCACCGTATTGGCAGTGTTTATAAGAAGGCTATGTTCCGACAGTATACAGATGCTACGTACAGCGTACAGGCTCCACGACCTGAGTGGTTGGGCTTCCTGGGGCCCATACTGCGAGCTGAGGTTGATGACGTTATCGTGGTCCACCTGAAGAACTTTGGGTCCAGGAACTATTCTGTGCACCCCCATGGAGTTTTTTATGAGAAGAATGCAGAGG GGGCGCTCTATCCAGATGGGACATCAAACTGGTTGAAGAAGGATGACTCTGTGCCTCCGGGAGGGAGCTACACCTACCGCTGGGAGGTCAGGCCAGAATTTGCCCCCACAGATGATGATGCCAACTGCCTGACCTGGATCTACCACTCTCACGTACATGCTCCCAAGGACATTGCCTCAGGACTTATCGGGGCTCTGCTCACCTGCAAGAAAG GAATGTTGAAGGAGACTAATGAACCCGCTCCGACAAAGCCAGAATCTGTCATAGACTCAGCCCGCAATGATGTGGACCAGGATGTCTTCTTGATGTTCAGCGTGGTGGATGAGAACCTGAGTTGGTACTTGGAGGACAACATTCAGAACCTCTCTGATCCACATGGAGTTGACTTGAAAGACCCAGACTTTGAAGAGTCAAACCTGATGCATG CTATTAATGGGTACATGTTTGGTAACCTGCCTGGGATCGAGTTGTGCCAGCACCGTGAAGTAGCCTGGCATTTGTTTGGCATGGGTAACGAGGTGGACATTCACTCTGCCTTTTTCCATGGGAATACACTGCTAGACCGTGGCCACCGCACCGACGTCCTCAGCCTGTTCCCAGCCACATTTGCTACTGCTAAGATGGTCCCGAAAGCAAGAGGAAAGTGGCTGCTGACCTGCCAGGTTAATGACCACTTGCTGG CTGGGATGCAGGCCTTTTATGAGGTGAAGTCATGTGACAGTGAGGCCAGCACCAAAGTGATGGGGGGTGTTGTGAGGAATTACTTCCTGGCAGCAGAGAAAATCCAGTGGGCATACGCTCCCTCAGAACAGGATCTGATTAACAATGTATCCCTTACTGAGGCCAACAG TGCATCAGAGATATTTTTTGGCAGAAGTGGTGGAAGAATCGGAGGTAAATACCTTAAAGTGATATACAGAGAGTACACAGACAATACCTTCACCAGAACAATATCAACAGCACCTGATCCTGCACATTTAGGAATCTTAG GTCCAGTCCTGAGGGCAGAGGAAGGAGACACTCTCAGAGTGACATTCATGAACAAGGCTGATAGAAATTACAGCATCCAGCCCCATGGCTTGCACTATGACAAGCTCTCCCAGGGAAGCACCTATGAGGACG GTGTTGACAAGCCCGGATCCCACGTAGGTCCAGGTGAACACTTCATCTACACCTGGGAGGTCCTAGAAGGTCCTTCTTCATCTGATTCCCCCTGTATCCCCTACCTTTACTACTCTGCCACTGAGCCTGCCATGGACACCAACTCTGGATTAGTGGGACCTCTGCTCGTGTGCAAGAAAGGAACGCTAGGGGAGAATGGAACCCAG AAAGGTGTGGATAAGGagttcttccttcttttttctgtcatggaTGAGAACATGAGCTGGTATTTGGACGAGAATATCAAGAGATTTGGCAGCAGCCAGACAAACCCAGAAGATGAGGACTTCGAGGAGAGCAATAAGATGCATG ctgtaaatGGACGCATGTATGGGAACCTTGTCGGACTGGAGATGTGTGCCGGGGACAAAGTTCAGTGGTACACCTTTGGGCTAGGTACAGAGGTGGACATCCATGGTGTTTATTTTGAGGGGAACACCTTCAAGAAGCAGAGCACAACACGTGACACTCTCAGCCTGTTCCCTCACACCAGTGCTACTGTCACCATGCAGCCACAAACTGCTG GTGTGTATGAGGTGAGCTGCAGGATAACAGACCACTACTCAGCTGGCATGAGGCAACAGTACAGAGTGAGCTACTGCCCTGGACACAAACTgaaccacacacatgcagagccAACCAAGATTGTGCAGTATTTTATCAGTGCTGAAGAAATAGAGTGGGACTACTCGCCCAAGAGAGACTGGGAGCTGGAGAATTACCAGGCCACATCAGAAGACAG TCCAGGCAGTATATTTGTGGAGAATGGCAAGAACAGAATAGGCTCACGCTATAAGAAGGTGGTGTATAGAGAATACACTGATGACACCTTCAGAGTTCAGAAGAAACGGCAGCCCAACCAACAACACCTGGGAATTATGG GTCCAATAATCAAAGCAGAGGTAGGGGAGCAGATCGTGATCACATTCAAGAACAAAGCCAGCCGGCCATACTCGATTAGTGCACATGGAGTCAGGACCAGTGGCGCACACATTCCTGTCCAACCTG GTTACATACTCGAGTTGACGTGGGATGTTCCTATAAGCTCTGGTCCAGGGGTCTCAGATCCTAACTGCATCTCTTACGCCTACTACTCCAGTGTTGATTTCATTAAG GATCTGTACAGCGGTCTTTTGGGGCCTCTGGTGATATGCAGGCCCGGGACTCTGCAGCGTGGTGAGGGTGCCGACAGACAGAGGGGTGACGTGGAGAAGGAGTTTGCACTGCTCTTTATGGTGCATGATGAAAACGAGTCCTGGTACTTGGATGACAACATCAGAACATACCTTGGCGTCAACCCTGATACCTTCATGCAAGACGAAGACTTTGTAGAGAGTAACATGATGCACG GGATCAATGGTAGGCTGTATGGTAACCTCCATGGACTGGTGATGATGCAGGGCCAGAAAATTGACTGGTATCTACTGGGCATGGGCAATGAAGTGGACATGCACACCGTTCACTTCCACGCTGAAACTTTTACCTACAAG actgATCGTGTGCACCGTGCGGATGTCTTCGACCTCTTCCCTGGGACTTTCCAGACGGTGGAGATGGTGGCTGGGAACCCAGGAACTTGGTTGCTCCACTGTCATGTGACTGACCACATCAATGCCGGCATGGAGACCACTTTCACCATTAAAG aaAAATCCTCACATG caccAAGAGCTGAAGGCTCCACAAAGATGCTGCTGCTCTCGCTGGCACTTGGTCTTATGGCTGTAGGTGGACTGCACTGA